A genomic region of Gemmata massiliana contains the following coding sequences:
- a CDS encoding EamA family transporter, with amino-acid sequence MGSEPPSRIKLFFAFAAIYILWGSTYLAIRIAIDTIPPFLMAGSRLFTAGAILYALGVRVGHPRPTRLHWRNAALAAIPLFVFGNGGVTWAEQAVPSGAASLVIATLPAWLLLLDWGYGGRAAPRFVELLGLGIGLSGVAVLSAPGGINPIGIGVLLFAAIAWAVGSLLNRYSELPPSPVRVAGMQMLIGGLVMVVFGLALGETQRLNFAAISVKSMAAWVYLAIAALVAIPAYTWLLTVTSPALVGTYAFVNPVVAVFLGWGAALLGWVVADEIASERTGIAAGLVVLGVMLLVWPRKKPEAAQQARSTEPTEVAAVGAGE; translated from the coding sequence ATGGGATCGGAACCTCCGTCTCGCATCAAGTTGTTCTTTGCCTTCGCCGCGATCTATATCCTGTGGGGCTCGACCTACCTCGCAATTCGGATCGCGATCGACACCATCCCTCCCTTCCTGATGGCCGGTTCCCGACTCTTCACCGCGGGCGCGATTCTCTACGCACTTGGAGTGCGAGTGGGGCATCCGCGACCCACTCGTTTGCACTGGCGCAACGCCGCCCTCGCCGCAATCCCGTTGTTCGTGTTCGGTAACGGCGGTGTGACGTGGGCCGAACAAGCGGTCCCGTCCGGTGCCGCGTCGCTCGTCATTGCGACTTTGCCCGCGTGGTTACTGCTGCTCGATTGGGGATACGGCGGGCGGGCTGCGCCGCGCTTCGTAGAGTTGCTCGGACTCGGGATCGGACTCAGTGGCGTTGCAGTCCTATCCGCGCCGGGGGGCATCAATCCAATCGGTATCGGTGTGCTCCTCTTCGCGGCGATCGCGTGGGCCGTGGGGTCGCTGCTGAATCGATACTCCGAACTTCCCCCGTCGCCGGTTCGTGTCGCGGGGATGCAGATGCTGATCGGCGGGCTGGTCATGGTGGTGTTCGGACTGGCGCTCGGTGAGACTCAGCGTCTGAATTTTGCCGCCATATCCGTGAAATCGATGGCCGCGTGGGTGTACCTCGCGATCGCAGCCCTGGTTGCGATCCCCGCATACACGTGGCTCCTGACCGTCACGTCTCCCGCGCTGGTTGGCACGTATGCGTTCGTGAATCCGGTGGTCGCGGTGTTCCTCGGTTGGGGGGCCGCGCTCCTCGGTTGGGTTGTAGCCGACGAGATCGCGAGCGAACGAACTGGCATTGCGGCAGGATTGGTTGTGCTTGGGGTGATGCTGCTCGTGTGGCCGCGGAAAAAGCCCGAAGCGGCGCAACAAGCACGCTCGACCGAGCCGACCGAAGTCGCGGCCGTTGGCGCAGGAGAGTAG
- a CDS encoding WD40 repeat domain-containing protein → MAARPGSWILAGVLLCGAAGLAFGQKDPPAPAPQPKPAPKQPAQPAKGPNGLAEGVIARLGKTRLRHAERPTCVAFAPDGKTFVTGGEDGTVRAWSVATGDQVGIVQRPAMSVETLRYVHGGTKLAVHHSSETVIRLLDAKTLREVDSVPFPNPHRFGFSTDGSMVITSEPTGNAVVTEVEGNLPKLELTPADYFDFRPDGKAIAVASAKGTLTVHLVTGGKPVFSLKDLGNIYGVAYSPDGKRIAIGSRTPAGVDTVRIFAENNPKPLNEIAGANLPRAWISGDVLAVGNGSDAGVYNLKTNEWAGRISGAFGEFAVSPDGTKLVATGKGGLRVRLWDLTTGKQLHAEDDSFPDPALMLGCADGKSLFLLTTETAYLWSVGADKAKVVGTLPARAVSAAANGGTLAIATPDTVVAFTDFDPLKGLPSKPAVTFEGSAGAKVVAVSPDSKRVAWAVDGGKVVIASATGNTRVELPPTTTSIMALAFDPSGKKLAQIGRDGFVRLWSLTESDKKPKELWIVRIGRGQRAALAFSPDGKLIAAASQAQVPVFNTADGSEVFKADRYSEDGYAHHVAFSPDSKLLMFGSSGTAGRVEVWELATQGLVRSYTSGYGGISRLAVFPDGTRVASAGAEEAVTVWDLTFRGTKPAPTADELRTAWTNLESPDAAVGYPATKLLAAAGEAGTETIARSAKDLLATQQKIQSWVEDLASETLAVREVASKQLFDLGTRAMPTLAAASKSKNTELRDRAQALLSKMEEKGLSTPAHGFVGDSIRLYRAVQALEAIGTPKAQTVLSEIATTGGRPGDEAKAALARLKKK, encoded by the coding sequence ATGGCTGCCCGTCCCGGGTCGTGGATCTTAGCGGGAGTGTTGTTGTGCGGCGCAGCCGGTCTCGCGTTCGGGCAAAAAGACCCACCCGCCCCTGCCCCTCAACCGAAGCCAGCGCCCAAACAACCCGCGCAACCCGCGAAGGGACCGAACGGGCTGGCCGAGGGCGTGATCGCGCGGCTCGGTAAAACGCGCCTGCGACACGCCGAGCGCCCCACGTGCGTCGCGTTCGCACCAGACGGCAAGACGTTCGTTACAGGAGGCGAGGACGGCACCGTTCGCGCGTGGTCGGTCGCGACCGGCGATCAGGTCGGTATCGTCCAGCGCCCGGCCATGAGCGTGGAAACGCTCCGGTACGTCCACGGCGGGACCAAACTCGCGGTTCACCACAGTTCCGAAACCGTGATCCGGTTACTCGACGCGAAGACGCTCCGCGAAGTTGATTCCGTGCCGTTCCCCAACCCGCACCGGTTCGGGTTCAGTACCGATGGTTCGATGGTTATCACGTCCGAACCCACCGGCAACGCGGTCGTCACGGAGGTAGAAGGCAACCTCCCGAAACTGGAACTGACCCCCGCCGACTACTTCGACTTCCGGCCCGACGGCAAGGCGATCGCGGTAGCCAGTGCGAAAGGCACCCTGACCGTTCACCTTGTCACCGGCGGAAAGCCGGTGTTCTCCCTCAAGGATCTCGGGAACATCTACGGGGTCGCGTACAGCCCGGACGGGAAGCGCATCGCGATCGGCTCGCGTACCCCCGCGGGGGTGGATACGGTGCGGATTTTCGCGGAGAACAATCCCAAACCTCTCAACGAAATCGCCGGCGCGAACCTTCCGCGTGCGTGGATCAGTGGGGACGTGCTCGCGGTCGGCAACGGCAGCGACGCGGGGGTGTACAACCTCAAAACAAACGAGTGGGCCGGGCGCATCAGCGGGGCGTTCGGCGAGTTCGCGGTATCCCCAGACGGGACGAAGCTCGTTGCCACAGGGAAAGGCGGGCTGCGTGTGCGCTTGTGGGATCTGACCACGGGCAAGCAACTGCACGCAGAAGACGACAGTTTCCCCGACCCAGCCCTCATGCTCGGATGCGCCGACGGCAAATCACTGTTCCTGCTCACCACGGAGACCGCGTACCTGTGGTCCGTCGGCGCGGATAAGGCCAAAGTCGTCGGGACACTTCCCGCCCGCGCAGTTTCGGCCGCAGCAAACGGCGGCACGCTCGCGATCGCCACTCCCGACACGGTCGTCGCGTTCACCGACTTCGATCCGCTCAAAGGGCTACCCTCCAAGCCGGCCGTCACATTCGAGGGAAGCGCAGGAGCGAAAGTCGTTGCCGTGTCACCAGACAGCAAGCGCGTCGCGTGGGCCGTTGATGGCGGAAAAGTGGTGATCGCGAGCGCGACGGGCAATACACGAGTGGAACTCCCACCCACCACAACGTCGATCATGGCACTGGCGTTCGACCCGTCCGGCAAGAAGCTCGCACAAATCGGGCGCGACGGGTTCGTTCGACTCTGGAGCCTGACCGAAAGCGACAAAAAGCCCAAGGAACTGTGGATCGTCCGGATCGGGCGCGGGCAGCGTGCCGCGCTCGCGTTCAGCCCGGACGGGAAGTTGATCGCTGCCGCGTCGCAGGCCCAGGTGCCGGTGTTCAACACAGCGGACGGGTCCGAGGTCTTCAAAGCGGACCGCTACAGCGAAGACGGCTACGCGCACCACGTGGCCTTTAGCCCCGACAGCAAGTTGCTGATGTTCGGTTCCAGCGGAACGGCCGGGCGCGTGGAAGTGTGGGAACTGGCCACGCAGGGGCTGGTGCGGAGCTACACCAGCGGTTACGGCGGGATCTCGCGTCTCGCTGTTTTCCCGGACGGCACGCGCGTCGCGTCCGCGGGCGCGGAAGAAGCCGTAACGGTCTGGGATCTGACGTTCCGCGGCACGAAACCCGCACCAACAGCCGACGAGTTGCGCACGGCGTGGACCAACCTGGAATCGCCCGATGCGGCCGTGGGGTACCCTGCAACGAAGCTCCTCGCGGCAGCGGGTGAAGCCGGTACCGAGACCATTGCCCGGAGTGCAAAGGATCTGCTCGCGACGCAGCAGAAAATCCAGAGTTGGGTCGAGGATCTCGCGTCCGAAACGCTCGCTGTCCGCGAAGTCGCGTCGAAACAGTTGTTCGACCTCGGCACGCGCGCGATGCCCACGCTCGCTGCTGCGTCGAAATCAAAGAACACCGAGCTGCGCGACCGCGCTCAAGCTCTTTTAAGCAAGATGGAAGAAAAGGGGTTGAGCACACCCGCACATGGCTTCGTCGGCGATTCGATTCGTCTCTACCGTGCTGTGCAAGCACTCGAAGCGATCGGCACTCCCAAGGCGCAAACGGTACTCAGCGAGATCGCGACCACAGGTGGGCGCCCGGGTGACGAGGCCAAAGCCGCACTCGCGCGCCTCAAGAAGAAGTAA